Within the Maribacter sp. BPC-D8 genome, the region TCTTCCAAACAGCCGTTGGCTCTAATTTATTAATATCCATACATTTTTTTTCACGGTTAGTGCTTACAAAAATACTGATAGAAAAAGGATTTCGCTATTTTTGAGATAATGAAGATATCTTTTAAGAATGCCATTGCAATTTCATTGATTCCCCAAATCATTATTGTAAAGTGGCTAGGTACACGTACCGATATAGTTGAGGAATATTACAGTAACGGATTATACCCTGTTATTTCAAAATTCTTTAGACTCCTATTTGGATGGGTACCCTTCTCTGTTGGTGATATTATCTATTTCATTCTTATACTGCTCGCCCTTATTTATGTAATTAAAAACCGAAAATATATTTGGCGCCATAAACTTCAGTTTTTACAGAATGTAGCAATGGTGCTCTCAGTAGCTTATTTTACATTTCATGTCATGTGGGGCATGAATTACTATAGAGAACCGCTGTCAAAAAAGTTAGCGTTAGTACCCAATAAAGACTACCAAGATTTATTAGAATTCACAGAACGGTTAATTCTCAAAACCAACGTATCACAATTTACAATTACAAAAGACTCGACATTAGCTGTTAAGATTCCGTATTCTCAGAAAGAAATTTTGGATAAAACCATACTGGGTTATAATCATTTAGCAACAATTCATCCGTTTTTGGCTTACGATAGACCAAGTTTAAAAAAATCATTATTCAGCACCGGATTAACATATATGGGCTACGCCGGATATTTAAATCCGTTTACCAACGAAGCTCAAGTTAATGACCTACTGCCCAACTTTAGATTCCCATTTGTTGCCGGTCACGAAGTAGGTCATCAATTAGGATACTCCGCCGAAAACGAAACAAACTTTATCGGTTACCTAGTAACATCTAATAATGAAGATGCATATTTTAAATATGCTGCCTATGCCTATGCTTTAGGTTATTGCTTAAATGATATAAGACGCACCGACATCAAAGAATTTGATAGATTGATGTTATTACTTAACCCTGGTGTAAAAAGTAACTTTCAAGAAATGTCGATTTTTTGGAATTCTTACGAAAACCCGATGGAACCTGTCTTTAAAACTATTTTCGATACTTTTCTCAAAGCCAATAACCAAACCGAGGGTATTAAAAGTTATAGTGCAGTAGTGTTATTTTTAGTTGCTTACCATAAAGATCATCCTCTTTAAAATAGGTTTAGAACTTCGAAATCTAAAGGCATTTTAACCACCCTTCTTACAATATTTTAAGAAAATACTAACTATTCGTAATTACGATACACTCAACTGTTAAACAAAAGTGAAAGAGACCGTATTTACTGCAGAATCCGAGTATTTTTAAAACACTAATTCAAACCAAACGTAATGAAAAAACTATTCTTTGCGCTATGCCTACTCGGGTATGGCTCATTATTAACTGCACAAGATTATTTCCCAGAAAACGCTGGGGTAAAGGTCAACAATAACAAATACACGGCTTTTACAAATGCAAAAATCTTCGTAACCCCTACTCAAGTAATTGAAAAGGGAACATTATTAATTCAACACGGCAAGGTTGTCAGTGCGTCAAGCTCTGTTAGCATTCCGAAAAATGCTGTTGTAATAGATGTAGAAGGCAAATCTATTTATCCGTCTTTTATTGATGTGTATTCTAAATTCGGAGTAGAACAAGCAAAGAAAAAACCGGGCGGAGGTAGATCTACGCAATATGAACCTTCTAGAGAAGGGTACTATTGGAACGATCATATAATGCCAGAAAACAAGGCAATTGAAAAATTTACTTATAATGACAAAGAAGCCAAAGTGCTACGTGAAGCTGGTTTCGGTGTCGTTAACTCTCACATTCAAGATGGTATTGCCAGAGGTACTGGTGTTCTTATTGCTTTAAACGGAAACGGAACCAATGCAAATAGAATTTTAGATGACCGCTCTGCTCAATATTTTTCTTTAACTAGAAGTATTGCAAAAGGGCAATCTTACCCAGGTTCATTAATGGGAACATTGGCGCTGTTAAGACAAATGTATAGCGATGCCGACTGGTATGCTAAAGGATACGCCTCTACTACAGACCTTTCTTTAGAGGCTCTCAACGAAAACAAAAGCTTAGTACAGATTTTTGAAGCTGAAGATAAATCTCATGATTTACGTGCCGATAAAATTGGAGATGCAAATGGTATTCAATACACCATATTAGGCGGTGGTAATGAGTTTGAACGTATTGAAGAAATAAAGGCTACCAATGCCAAATACATTCTACCGCTAAACTTTCCAGATGCGTATGATGTTTCTAATCCGTATGCTGTTGGTTATGTTTCTTTACAAGATATGCGTTATTGGAATCAGGCTCCTTCTAATCCGAAGGTATTGGCAGAGAACGGAATTCAGTTTTCACTAACTACCCATGATTTAAAATCAGCCGCAAATTTCAAAAAGAAGCTAATGAAAGCTATTGAATACGGACTTTCATCTACTAAAGCATTAGAAGCACTTACTACGGTACCTGCTCTGATCTTAGGAAAATCAAATGAAATTGGTTCTTTAAAAACTGGGGCTCTTGCCAACTTCTTAATTACTTCTGGTGATGTCTTTGATAAGTCTACTACGCTTTACGAAAACTGGGTTCAAGGCACAAAAAGTGTTGTAAATGCTATGGACTCGAAAGACATTCGTGGAGATTACAATTTAACCGTACAAGGCAAATCGTACGATGTTTCTATAACAGGCGAAATCTCTAAGCCTAAAATTGAGATCAAACAAGATACTACCAAATTAACTTCAAAAATTGCTTACAATGATAATTGGGTAACAATGTCATTTGCTACAGATAAAGGTGAAAAAACCTATAGAATGATTGGTGCGGTTACTAAAACATCAGATAATTTATCGGGTCGTTTGGTTTTACCAGATGGTACTGAATCTCAATTCACGGCAACCAAATCTAAATCTTTCACAGAAAAAGAAGCAGAGAAAAGCAAAACTGCAGAAGCGATTAAAGTAATGCCAGTGACTTTCCCTAATGTAGGATACGGATTCGCATCTAAGCCAAAAGCACAAAACACATTGTTCAAAAATGCTACAGTTTGGACAAGTGAAAATGCAGGTGTTTTAAAAAATACCGATGTTCTTGTTAAAAACGGAAAGATTGTAAAAATAGGAAAAGACTTAAACGCTGGTGGTGCAACAGTTATTGATGCTACAGGTAAACATTTAACTGCTGGTATTATTGATGAACATAGTCACATTGCAGCTTTAGCCGTAAACGAAGCTGGTCAAAATAGCTCTGCAGAGGTAAAAATGGAAGATGTCGTTGACCCAGAACACATGGGTATCTACCACTCACTTGCTGGTGGTGTTACATCTTTACAATTATTACACGGATCTGCAAACCCAATTGGTGGTCGATCGGCTATATTGAAATTAAAATGGGGAGAAGAAGCAGACGAGCTAATATATGACAACTCACCAAAGTTTATCAAATTTGCCCTTGGTGAAAATGTAAAACAAAGTAACTGGGGAAGCGTCTCTCGTTTTCCGCAAACGCGTATGGGTGTTGAACAGATGTACATGAACTACTTCCAAAGAGCTAAGGAATATGACACCAAAAAGAAAAATGGTGAATCATATAGATATGATGAAGAAATGGAAGTATTGGCAGAAATCATAAACGGTGAGCGTTTTATTTCGTGCCACTCTTATGTTCAAAGCGAGATCAATATGATGATGAAAGTAGCCGAGCATTTCGGATTCAGAATTAATACATTCACTCACATTTTAGAAGGTTATAAAGTAGCCGATAAAATGGCAGAACACGGGGCTGGCGCTGCTACATTCAGTGACTGGTGGGCATACAAGTTTGAAGTAAACGATGCCATACCTTATAATGCAGCTATCATGCAAAAGCAAGGTGTTGTAACGGCTATTAATAGTGATGACCGCGAAATGATTAGAAGATTAAATCAAGAAGCTGCTAAAACTATCAAGTATGGTGGCATGACTGAATTGGAAGCTTGGAAAATGGTTACAATAAACCCTGCTAAGCTTTTACATTTAGAAAATCGTGTTGGTAGTATTAAAGAAGGTAAAGATGCCGATTTAGTTTTATGGTCAGGTAGTCCGCTTTCAATATACTCCAAAGCAGAAAAAACAATGATTGAAGGTGTTACTTATTTCGATTTGGAAACCGACAAGAAGAACCGTGAAACCATTAAGAAGGAAAGAAACGAGTTGGTTACGATGATGCTTAAAGAAAAAAGTGGCGGTAAAAAGACACAAGGTCCGAAACAAAGTGTAAAAAGAGATTTCACTTGCGAAAGCCTTTAATTCAATAAGCTAGTTCAAAAATATAAAACAATACAAATGAAAAAATTTATAACCTTAATCATAGCCTTAGGTCTGGTCATACCAGCTATGGCACAACAAACACCCGGTTCTAAACAAACCGAAGCCATTACCATTGAAGGTGCTACTGCACACTTGGGTAACGGCGAAGTAATTGAAAGTTCTTTGATTATGTTCGAAGACGGAAAAATTACTTTCGTGGGCGATTCTAAGATGAAAATTGCCAGAAAGGGAAAAGTTATCGATGCTACAGGCAAACATGTCTACCCAGGTTTCATAGCCCCTGCTAAAACATTAGGTTTAGTTGAAATCGATGCAGTAAGAGCATCTAAAGATGAAGACGAGATAGGAGATTTTATTCCGCATGTTAGAAGTTTAATCGCTTACAATGCAGAATCTAAAGTAGTAGAAAGTATGCGCCCTAACGGAGTTTTGATTGGACAAATTGCACCTTCAGGCGGTCGTATTTCAGGTACATCAAGTATTGTACAATTTGATGCTTGGAACTGGGAAGATGCAGCTATTAAAGTAGATGACGGAATTCATTTAAACTGGCCAACTACTTTTAAGCAAGGTCGCTGGTGGGCAGGTGAAGACCCAGGCTATCACCCAAATAAAGAGTATGCTAAGCAAATGGAAGAAGTAGTTACCTTTTTCAAAAATGCTGAAGCTTATGGCAAATCTACTCCGAAAGAAGTAAATCCTGCTTACGCGGCAATGAAAGGGGTATTTGATGGTAGTCAAAAACTATATGTGCATGCAGATGATGAAAAACAGATTATTGATGCTATCAACACTTTAAAGTCTAATGGCGCCAAAGAAGTGGTATTAATTGGTGGTTATCATGCCTATAAAATTCCTGAGTTTTTAAAGAGCAATAACATTCCGGTTTTAGTACAGTACACTCATAACCTACCTGTATTTGATGATGATGATTATGACTTACCTTATAAACTACCGAAATTATTGGTAGACGCAGGTTTGTTGGTCGGAATTCAAAATTCAGATGCGGTAAACTTTCAAACTAGAAATTTACCATTCTACGCGGGTCAAGCTGCACAACAAGGGTTGGATAAAGAAGTAGCCGTTCAATTACTAACAGGCAATACTGCTAAAATCCTAGGCATTGATGATCTTTACGGAACATTGGAAAATGGAAAAAGCGCAACGTTATTTATTTCTGAGGGTGATGCGCTAGAAATGGCTGGCAATCAATTAACACATGTTTTCATTGATGGCAGAACAGTTTCTCTAGAAACACACCAAACCGAACTTTGGAAACGCTACATGGGCAAGTACGAAGGAAAATAGTAAACGTTATAAGTTGATATAATAAAAGAGGCTATCTACCATTGTAGACAGCCTCTTTTTATTTATAATAAAGTAGCTATTATTTTTTAGCAAGTGTATATCCTAAATATCCCATAGGCATATAAGCTACGATAATATCTAAGGCAGTAAACCACATTGGTCCGCCAAGCATTGCAATATTCGCGGTACCACCGATTAAGAAAAATAGACCTACTAGCAGTGCCATCGTCATTTTTCTGGTTGCTGCAATTTTTGTCGCTATAACGGCACCCACCAAAGTACCTAAAGCATGAGCCAGAAAAGGAAAAATGAAATGCTTAGGTTCAAAAAAGTGTATAGAAGCCTTTAGCCCTTCCATGGTTGTTATATCTGCACCTTCTGGTGGCGGAATAATAGAACCACTGATCATTATAATTCCCATATTAACAATGCTACCAACAACAATTCCGGCTAGGACCGCCAAAATATTCTTTACAACAGGATTCATATATAAAAATTTAATTGGTTACTATCTGGTCTTTATAAAAGGTACAACCTCCCCTACTTCATATTCTTCAGTTCTTGGTTCAAGGC harbors:
- a CDS encoding DUF3810 domain-containing protein; this encodes MKISFKNAIAISLIPQIIIVKWLGTRTDIVEEYYSNGLYPVISKFFRLLFGWVPFSVGDIIYFILILLALIYVIKNRKYIWRHKLQFLQNVAMVLSVAYFTFHVMWGMNYYREPLSKKLALVPNKDYQDLLEFTERLILKTNVSQFTITKDSTLAVKIPYSQKEILDKTILGYNHLATIHPFLAYDRPSLKKSLFSTGLTYMGYAGYLNPFTNEAQVNDLLPNFRFPFVAGHEVGHQLGYSAENETNFIGYLVTSNNEDAYFKYAAYAYALGYCLNDIRRTDIKEFDRLMLLLNPGVKSNFQEMSIFWNSYENPMEPVFKTIFDTFLKANNQTEGIKSYSAVVLFLVAYHKDHPL
- a CDS encoding amidohydrolase family protein, which codes for MKKLFFALCLLGYGSLLTAQDYFPENAGVKVNNNKYTAFTNAKIFVTPTQVIEKGTLLIQHGKVVSASSSVSIPKNAVVIDVEGKSIYPSFIDVYSKFGVEQAKKKPGGGRSTQYEPSREGYYWNDHIMPENKAIEKFTYNDKEAKVLREAGFGVVNSHIQDGIARGTGVLIALNGNGTNANRILDDRSAQYFSLTRSIAKGQSYPGSLMGTLALLRQMYSDADWYAKGYASTTDLSLEALNENKSLVQIFEAEDKSHDLRADKIGDANGIQYTILGGGNEFERIEEIKATNAKYILPLNFPDAYDVSNPYAVGYVSLQDMRYWNQAPSNPKVLAENGIQFSLTTHDLKSAANFKKKLMKAIEYGLSSTKALEALTTVPALILGKSNEIGSLKTGALANFLITSGDVFDKSTTLYENWVQGTKSVVNAMDSKDIRGDYNLTVQGKSYDVSITGEISKPKIEIKQDTTKLTSKIAYNDNWVTMSFATDKGEKTYRMIGAVTKTSDNLSGRLVLPDGTESQFTATKSKSFTEKEAEKSKTAEAIKVMPVTFPNVGYGFASKPKAQNTLFKNATVWTSENAGVLKNTDVLVKNGKIVKIGKDLNAGGATVIDATGKHLTAGIIDEHSHIAALAVNEAGQNSSAEVKMEDVVDPEHMGIYHSLAGGVTSLQLLHGSANPIGGRSAILKLKWGEEADELIYDNSPKFIKFALGENVKQSNWGSVSRFPQTRMGVEQMYMNYFQRAKEYDTKKKNGESYRYDEEMEVLAEIINGERFISCHSYVQSEINMMMKVAEHFGFRINTFTHILEGYKVADKMAEHGAGAATFSDWWAYKFEVNDAIPYNAAIMQKQGVVTAINSDDREMIRRLNQEAAKTIKYGGMTELEAWKMVTINPAKLLHLENRVGSIKEGKDADLVLWSGSPLSIYSKAEKTMIEGVTYFDLETDKKNRETIKKERNELVTMMLKEKSGGKKTQGPKQSVKRDFTCESL
- a CDS encoding amidohydrolase family protein → MKKFITLIIALGLVIPAMAQQTPGSKQTEAITIEGATAHLGNGEVIESSLIMFEDGKITFVGDSKMKIARKGKVIDATGKHVYPGFIAPAKTLGLVEIDAVRASKDEDEIGDFIPHVRSLIAYNAESKVVESMRPNGVLIGQIAPSGGRISGTSSIVQFDAWNWEDAAIKVDDGIHLNWPTTFKQGRWWAGEDPGYHPNKEYAKQMEEVVTFFKNAEAYGKSTPKEVNPAYAAMKGVFDGSQKLYVHADDEKQIIDAINTLKSNGAKEVVLIGGYHAYKIPEFLKSNNIPVLVQYTHNLPVFDDDDYDLPYKLPKLLVDAGLLVGIQNSDAVNFQTRNLPFYAGQAAQQGLDKEVAVQLLTGNTAKILGIDDLYGTLENGKSATLFISEGDALEMAGNQLTHVFIDGRTVSLETHQTELWKRYMGKYEGK